The Candidatus Eisenbacteria bacterium genome has a segment encoding these proteins:
- the cysC gene encoding adenylyl-sulfate kinase, whose amino-acid sequence MSSQKGFTLWFTGLSGSGKTTIARAVEEILLERGLNVEVLDGDVIRTNLCKGLGFSKEDRDENIKRIGFVCNLLSRNGVVAIASAISPYRDIRDYNREMIGRFVEVYAKCPLDVLEERDVKGLYKKARAGEIKGFTGVDDPYEEPLKPEVLVETDKEDLEESVQKVIRTLELMGYIPGADASEEYSAEEEEKIKQRLRDLGYI is encoded by the coding sequence ATGAGTTCGCAAAAAGGCTTCACTCTTTGGTTTACCGGCCTTTCCGGGTCGGGAAAGACGACGATCGCCCGCGCGGTGGAGGAGATCCTCCTCGAGCGCGGCCTGAACGTGGAAGTGCTCGACGGAGACGTGATCCGCACGAACCTCTGCAAGGGTCTGGGGTTCTCCAAGGAGGACCGGGACGAGAACATCAAACGAATCGGCTTCGTTTGCAACCTGCTCAGCCGCAACGGCGTGGTCGCCATCGCCTCGGCCATCAGCCCCTATCGCGACATCCGCGACTACAACCGGGAGATGATCGGCCGTTTCGTCGAGGTCTACGCGAAGTGCCCCCTCGACGTGCTCGAGGAGCGGGACGTGAAGGGCCTCTACAAGAAGGCCCGAGCCGGTGAAATCAAAGGATTTACGGGTGTAGATGACCCCTACGAGGAGCCCCTCAAGCCGGAGGTCCTGGTGGAGACCGACAAAGAGGACCTTGAGGAGAGCGTGCAAAAGGTGATCCGAACGCTCGAACTGATGGGCTACATTCCCGGCGCCGACGCCTCGGAGGAGTACTCCGCCGAGGAGGAGGAAAAAATCAAGCAGCGCCTCCGCGATCTCGGCTATATCTAG